The following is a genomic window from Garra rufa chromosome 4, GarRuf1.0, whole genome shotgun sequence.
AAAAAACAACCAAAATCCTAACAACCAAAATCAAATTTGGATAGTTTTCTGTGAAACTCTAATAGGctgtaaaacttaaataaaacacaaatttcTCATGCATTTCATATTTTAGTGTCTGACGAGTTAAAAAGATTTATGTTTTATTACCTGTTCAGTGATTTTCAGTGTTGATTTTTGACAAATTGCATGAAAACCAATAAGAGTCAGTGGGTGAGTCTATATGACCCCAACACAAAAGTTTCCAAAATACATTTATGTGTCAAAACTTTGCATGCACATTCATGAccctaaatgaaaaatattaacCAATTTTCAAGAAAGAAATAATTTAACCAGTATTTCAAACAGCAAAATCAAGTGTGGGTCAAACTGACCCCAACACAAAAAGAGGGTAAAGCTATAGATCATTTGAGAAGCTCACATATAATTTAATCTTACTTTGGCAAAAAGCTCCTGCATGAAGTCCATTCAAACAACTGCTCACTCCCCATCCGGTAAAAGGACAGTCCCGTACTGTCAACTCCTTTCCCGTACAGGCCAGTTGATCCATCCATATTTGCCCTGAAGGTCCCAAGTATGACTTTGGCTCTTTAATTTCTCCACAATCCAGCTCTTGACACAGCACTGTAGCATCTGCTTGATCCCAACCAGTGTAACACACTGCACCCCATCGATCTTTATACTGAATCTGAACTCTGCCATCACACTCACTGGAACCACCAACCAGCTTCAAAGCTGTTGAAAGAGTTTATCATCAAAACATTTGCACTCTTCAAGACCCACCTGTGCCCATCTGGTGTTTAAAAGTGAGACCAGACAAAACCTCTATTTTCTAAGAATGAGAGTTTCAAAGGCTCTATAtaaaaccatcaatgccaataaaaaaactttctttttaaggAGGGAACTGCTCACTGTTACTTCATGTTAACTGAGgatcaataaataatattaacagacacaaattttaactgtaataatgtagtaaaagccagaatgaagatatttttcattgttagttactAATGCACTTTCTGTCATTTTGTGTTATCAATAATCGCTTTGGATGAAATCACCTGCACCATTTTTGGTCTTCTGATCTTGAACTGTGGTTGGAAaagtttcatttaaattttacataaaaagaaaCACATATGATTTGGAGTGATATAAGTAAATTAGCAATAACAGCATTTACATTTCTTTTAAAACTCTTTCAATACAACATGCAAAATGCTTCCAAGACTTTTTTAACTCACTGTGACAGGTGACTCCAGCGTCTTTTAAATGGTCACAACTCTGTATTCCCCATTTTGTAGATGTGCAGTTTACCAGTGAAACCTCACTCCCAGTACACTGTGCATCAACTATCCATACTGGTCCTACTCCTGGTCCAAAATAAGCAGCACTCTTCACCTCAATCACTTTCCCACAATTCAGTTCTTTACACACGACTGCAGCATCTGTTAGATCCCAGCCATtatcacacactgttccccactgACCATCATGACGAACCTCCACTCGTCCAGAACAAGAGTTCGGGCCATCCACCAACCTAACATaggctaaaataaaaaaacaacagagAGTAATAGATTAGAAAAGTTTGGTTCTATTCCAGGGGCGGGGTGGGGCACTAAAATCCACCGGGAAAATTCTGACCGCACCGGCCCGCCACCCCCTCCCCCCTTTTAATATAatactaaatcttttttttttttttttttaatctggatgaaaaaaaaaaacacaaaacaatttagCGCTTCGGAATTTTTACCGATATAGCTGATGGAAATGTCTTATCGATAAAATTTCTCATGTGTCGACATAATCTTTTTCCGTTTAACTTTAGCGCATAAATTCTAAATCCATATTTCAAATGTTGCAAAAATCTGTTTGGAAACACTTTTTTGTAGAGAAAAGGGGCTTTGCTATGTTGGCAAGTTaaaatttattaattttgttctgaagatcttgttttacgtggatattggaatgataagtacaacattttaaattaacttgtTGGCTTGttagctttttatatttttgttcttcttgtgttatgagtattGTTCCATTAAATGTAAAGGGTTTGTTCTGAAATAAAAGGgggaaaatagcatttatttattttatttatttatttactatttatataaatagtttttcaatatgtttggctgactgtattttattatgacaatgaaGCTTCATTGTCGAGTTAGTAATGCTTAACTGCGCGCAGGAGGCACCTACACGATCATTTGTTTCTATTTTCCCCCTTGTAAAAGTGGAAACaacttacaatagcctactccttcgtttgtggtcatataagagtaagacattgttccaaactattctaaatatttattttattaatgcacattcacaataaaaaaaacagtgtgcttttg
Proteins encoded in this region:
- the LOC141333476 gene encoding soluble scavenger receptor cysteine-rich domain-containing protein SSC5D-like; this translates as MLNVLWLILILDFGNGPPVEAILRLINGPNSCSGRVEVFYNETWGTVCDDGWDLSDAAVVCREIGCGNVIEAKSVAYFGQGTGKIWMDDVICTGTESSLMDSYVRLVDGPNSCSGRVEVRHDGQWGTVCDNGWDLTDAAVVCKELNCGKVIEVKSAAYFGPGVGPVWIVDAQCTGSEVSLVNCTSTKWGIQSCDHLKDAGVTCHTLKLVGGSSECDGRVQIQYKDRWGAVCYTGWDQADATVLCQELDCGEIKEPKSYLGPSGQIWMDQLACTGKELTVRDCPFTGWGVSSCLNGLHAGAFCQNELHFSKVQCVLLQFHSFTWVADNEVSEMFADVPPRVSEGVGMDQGH